ATGGAGGCATAAAAAAAGCGATGGAAATCTTCGACCTGGGCAGTTTGATGGGAATAGAGATGTACTTGTTGGACATTGGTGGAGGTTATCCTGGAGCAAACATGGAGCATTTCGATCTGTGCACCTATTACATCAACAAAGGACTGGAAGAGTTTGTCTACCCACGCGATAGAAAAGTGACTGTAATAGCAGAACCTGGCCGATACTATGTAGAGTCGGCTGTTACCGCACTAGTGAATGTGGTGgcaaaatcgtgcgaaaaggACGATACCGGAGCGATACTCCGAATTAAATACTACGTGGATGACGGACTGTACGACACATTCGACTGGTGTGACGCGCACACCAATACACCAATGGTACAGGAGGATAAACGTGGCTCGGCGTGCGTACGATCGGTGATCTACGGTCGTACCATGTGCGAGCATGATGTAATTCGTGAGGAAATTTACTTACCCGAGCATGAGATTGgcgattgtttaatttttcccaACAAAGGCGCTTACGGAAAGTTACTGGGCAGGGGACATAATGGGTTCAGTCCGACTAGTGTGAAGGTGTGTCTAACGAGAGCAACGCTTAATTATATGTGTGCGGCAGCAGTCAAAGCAGCGCGTGGATGAGCCAGAGAGATGGATTGTTTCAGCAGtgttaatttaaatgaaaacaacagcCATCAGTTAGTTGGCCTGTGGCAGATAGATTTACATATTCTTCCgagaataaaatataaatatacgTGATGCAATAATGCGCCAAATAAAATCAGCCCCTAACGGTAcagttgttttctgtttttgtttgcgcatAGGTTGttcaaaagcaataaaatattcaaatattatGTAATTCTTTGTAAAATAGACACATATTCTGAAAAAGTTCGGGAACTTAAAAAAAGCATGTACTGCCACGTGCCACACTTATGGAAACTTACAGCGGGTGAGTTTGTTAGCCGTTAGCCGTTACACAAACAGTGAAAACAATTGCATAGCGGTGTTTCATTCATGAATGGTAAGGAATGTTATGAATGGGTAAGGGGCGTAATTTTCAGACGGCTGAATTTTCTCAGAACTCATGTACACAAGAGtaattgcattttattcaGTCAGCAATTGAATTGATTTGCTGTACAGGCTGTTGTCCAATTAACTATAAGGAGAAAAATTGTAATGTCGATGATCTAGGAGTaatattggtttataaattcaaaaatttgtgTCAAAGAGTCCAGCATGATGATAATATATGACATGACATGATATATTGAGAGTGATAAGAATGTAGTTTTTGCAACTTCAGTAGAGACCTACTACTGTgccagaaaaataaaatgactgcgttttttttttcttagatggtttttttattaggccaaatgaaggtcattACCTTACAAGTAATCCCCtaccgatgcaatgcacctcttccacctcttctttCACTCTTCAAAGCAGgagtggaaaacgcggatgctgggatgttcTTTAGTTCCGTCGTCGCTGCGGCTTTTATCTCCtagatagtgtcaaaacggtgtccccgaagcgacCGATTTAGCTTGTTAAACATCCAGAggtcggctggtgccaaatctggagAATACGACGATTGCGATGGAAgctgttgcgaaaaactccctcaaaattaTGGCCGTGTGGGAGGGCGCATTAACTTGGTGCAAAaagcagctgttgtttttccacaaatccggccgctttcgccggatggaggtcCGAAACCGCCGCATTACGCTTAGGTAGTACTCTTTGTTTACTGTTTGGTTTGTTCACCTTCGGAAGAAATTCCTTGTCAACCACCCCTCGTCTGCATCACCTTGATTTTCGACCGGCTTCGGTGCGAGTTCGTCGCCAGTTGTAATCGATTTCAGCTTTCCAACGTAGTCTGACAGCATCGTTTTACAGACTTCGACGCGATTCCGCTTTTCGTATAGCTTCAGGCATTTCGTCACCAGGCGAGACACCCacttcaaccccaaaacaatttttaggatggtgttgaccgaggctttggaGATCCCATCATTTTCCGAAAGGTcgcgtatcgtcaaccgacgaccAAGATTGTTGACGACCAAATCCTTGATGTGGACGAggtgggcgtcgtcggtcgaggtgggtggtctccccggacggttttcgtcttcgaccttctcacggtcattcttgaaatcactgacATCagtgtttatttcattgcgcaaacaaaatttgtaacATGCGCGCTGCCcaacaaacttggacatggccaatatggacaaaaacacttggcgcagccccgaaaacaaattgtcactcctagtcGGGATAATgctgtgacttgaaacgtggcagaactgtcaaacacatacatattgacaaacgaaatataaaaacaaggggctgcttttggcgcgcgaaatttgacatccaatgtcacctaacttttcggacacagtattAAATCGTAAAAAAGGATATGAtgcctttttatttgctt
This genomic window from Anopheles maculipalpis chromosome 2RL, idAnoMacuDA_375_x, whole genome shotgun sequence contains:
- the LOC126556303 gene encoding ornithine decarboxylase-like, with the translated sequence MDPGYVLVDEHSSVEEMIRLISKRAMISEPLNVLNLDDIVSKHRHWQQNLPTVAPFYAVKCNSHPAILRLLVALGCGFDCASQAELETVIGLGATSDRIVYANPNKSIGSILYAKQTAVKRMTFDGSDELDKIAKYFPEAKLVLRIRYDARVAQLSLGRKFGCDPDRDAKSLLEHAKSLGLCVIGVSFHVGSGSMDAECFHGGIKKAMEIFDLGSLMGIEMYLLDIGGGYPGANMEHFDLCTYYINKGLEEFVYPRDRKVTVIAEPGRYYVESAVTALVNVVAKSCEKDDTGAILRIKYYVDDGLYDTFDWCDAHTNTPMVQEDKRGSACVRSVIYGRTMCEHDVIREEIYLPEHEIGDCLIFPNKGAYGKLLGRGHNGFSPTSVKVCLTRATLNYMCAAAVKAARG